A DNA window from Drosophila sechellia strain sech25 chromosome X, ASM438219v1, whole genome shotgun sequence contains the following coding sequences:
- the LOC6620341 gene encoding inositol hexakisphosphate and diphosphoinositol-pentakisphosphate kinase isoform X20: MEWTWFKDWWRLKKLRSRHQRHKKKLQAATAAAGAAMTATAVLPGSGCAESGGSQDPQNNRLDSLYDAVPSDGTIARIRHGSRDRLRRNRLLQRQRRSQSAAVHSHRSQDDDDGEYGPFNVSDYEDYGPSHGSDEESDDFCYCDVCMNGDTDFGDSNDGMDSDTSTSSSNSKQVVVGICAMAKKTQSKPMKEILTRLGEFEFIKLVTFEENVILREPVQNWPTCDCLVSFHSKGFPLEKAIEYAQLRNPFVLNNLHMQYDIQDRRRVYAILEKEGIEIPRYAVLDRDSPDPKHHELIESEDHVEVNGITFNKPFVEKPVSAEDHNIYIYYPTSAGGGSQRLFRKIGSRSSVYSPESRVRKTGSFIYEDFMPTDVYFSGTDVKVYTVGPDYAHAEARKSPALDGKVERDSEGKEIRYPVILNHSEKLISRKVCLAFKQTVCGFDLLRANGKSYVCDVNGFSFVKNSNKYYDDCAKILGNMILRELTPTLHIPWSVPFQLDDPPIVPTTFGKMMELRCVVAVIRHGDRTPKQKMKVEVRHPKFFEIFEKYDGYKLGHVKLKRPKQLQEILDIARFLLSEIHTKAHAEIEEKESKLEQLKNVLEMYGHFSGINRKVQMKYQPKGRPRGSSSDDTADQPVEPSLVLILKWGGELTPAGRIQAEELGRIFRCMYPGGQGRSDYSGTQGLGLLRLHSTFRHDLKIYASDEGRVQMTAAAFAKGLLALEGELTPILVQMVKSANTNGLLDNDCDSSKYQNLAKGRLHELMQNDREFSKEDRELINPCNSKSITQALDFVKNPVDCCHHVHLLIRELLHIISIKKDDPKTKDAILYHGETWDLMRCRWEKIEKDFSTKSKLFDISKIPDIYDCIKYDLQHNQHTLQYDQAEELYIYAKNLADIVIPQEYGLTPQEKLAIGQGICSPLLRKIKGDLQRNIDEVEDEFMNRLNPHYSHGVASPQRHVRTRLYFTSESHVHSLLTVLRYGGLLNVVTDEQWRRAMDYISMVSELNYMSQIVIMLYEDPTKDPTSEERFHVELHFSPGVNCCVQKNLPPGPGFRPHSHGDNACNVSLQSSDESNPARIEEENDSNSGEEREGKKRCTSGQRSSDRSAERTSPAFGFNRLELRSKQFKSKPIPIGAHHTVSGHEAMDLAKLLNEELASHQQQQNQQLRPISPDIRAVTPDCEPRSRSFEQRPTSGVCAKETDSQVSVSVSASVSSANPSTSSRRQRHSIAGQMSYMKMLGFGGFSKKMATSANSLFSTAVISGSSSAPNLRDMITVSSSGFGDVPPIRPLETLHNALSLRKLDSFLQDMILAQIFKTPTGSPPRGFSKNTLPAVSSMTLNASNQTEMIDHEQQIGRQPPISTTVTPTFDRRGSESGSTADAHLRLLSESQCPNLDDSNTELRESLAGKMERKCRKKSVVEWQC; encoded by the exons ATGGAGTGGACTTGGTTCAAAGACTGGTGGCGTCTCAAGAAGCTTCGATCTCGTCACCAGCGACATAAGAAAAAACTCCAAGCAGCCACGGCAGCCGCTGGAGCTGCGATGACAGCAACAGCGGTTTTGCCCGGCTCTGGGTGCGCAGAAAGTGGTGGTTCCCAGGATCCACAAAACAATCGTCTCGACAGCTTGTACGACGCAGTGCCATCTGATGGAACTATAGCCAGAATACGTCATGGTAGTCGAGATCGTCTACGCCGGAATCGCTTGCTGCAGCGCCAGCGTCGAAGTCAAAGTGCCGCAGTCCACAGTCATAGAAGCCAGGACGACGACGATGGGGAATACGGACCCTTTAACGTCAGTGATTACGAGGATTACGGGCCGAGTCATGGCAGCGACGAGGAGAGTGATGATTTCTGCTACTGTGATGTCTGCATGAAT GGCGACACGGACTTTGGAGACAGCAATGACGGGATGGACTCCGACACGAGCACCTCTTCCAGCAACAGCAAGCAGGTGGTCGTCGGAATCTGTGCGATGGCCAAGAAGACACAGTCAAAGCCAATGAAGGAGATCCTGACTCGTCTTGGAGAGTTTGAGTTCATTAAGCTGGTGACGTTCGAGGAGAACGTGATTCTACGAGAACCGGTCCAAAATTGGCCCACCTGCGACTGCCTGGTGTCGTTTCACTCGAAAGGTTTTCCCCTAGAGAAAGCCATCGAGTATGCCCAGCTTAGGAATCCCTTTGTGCTGAATAATCTGCACATGCAGTACGATATTCAGGACAGGAGAAGAGTGTACGCCATTCTGGAGAAGGAGGGTATTGAGATTCCGCGCTATGCCGTCCTCGATCGTGATTCGCCGGACCCTAAAC ACCATGAGCTTATTGAGTCCGAGGACCATGTGGAGGTCAATGGTATTACCTTTAACAAGCCGTTTGTTGAGAAGCCTGTGTCGGCGGAGGACCacaacatatacatatattaccCGACGTCGGCGGGCGGAGGAAGTCAGCGACTTTTCCGAAAGATCGGCAGCCGGAGCAGCGTGTATTCTCCGGAATCAAGGGTGCGAAAGACAGGATCATTTATCTACGAGGACTTTATGCCCACCGATG TGTACTTTTCAGGCACGGATGTCAAGGTGTACACCGTGGGACCGGACTACGCCCATGCCGAAGCCCGTAAAAGTCCCGCTTTGGATGGCAAAGTAGAGCGCGACAGCGAAGGAAAAGAGATTCGCTATCCAGTGATCCTCAATCATTCCGAGAAGCTAATCTCACGGAAGGTGTGCCTGGCCTTTAAGCAAACAGTCTGTGGATTCGATTTGTTGCGAGCCAATGGAAAGAGCTATGTCTGCGATGTTAACGGTTTTAGCTTCGTTAAAAACTCGAACAAGTACTATGATGATTGCGCCAAGATACTAGGCAACATGATTCTCAGGGAGCTAACGCCTACCCTGCACATCCCCTGGTCAGTGCCCTTTCAATTAGACGATCCTCCCATTGTGCCCACCACTTTTGGCAAAATGATGGAGCTGCGCTGCGTGGTGGCCGTAATTAGACATGGCGATCGCACGcccaaacaaaaaatgaagGTTGAGGTGCGGCATCCCAA ATTTTTCGAGATCTTCGAGAAGTACGACGGCTACAAGCTGGGCCACGTTAAGCTAAAGCGCCCTAAACAGCTTCAAGAGATTTTGGACATCGCCCGCTTCCTGCTAAGCGAGATCCACACCAAAGCTCATGCCGAGATCGAGGAAAAGGAAAGCAAGCTGGAGCAGCTGAAGAACGTTCTGGAGATGTACGGTCACTTTTCGGGCATAAACCGGAAGGTCCAAATGAAATACCAACCAAAAGGACGTCCACGTGGCTCTAGCTCCGATGATA CAGCGGATCAACCAGTGGAACCTTCCCTGGTCCTCATCCTCAAGTGGGGCGGCGAACTGACTCCAGCAGGTCGCATCCAGGCGGAGGAGTTGGGTCGCATTTTTCGGTGCATGTATCCGGGTGGCCAAGGAAGATCGGATTACTCGGGCACCCAAGGACTAGGTTTGCTGAG aTTACACTCGACGTTCCGGCATGACTTAAAAATCTACGCCTCAGATGAGGGTCGTGTCCAGATGACGGCTGCCGCTTTTGCAAAAGGTTTGCTGGCCCTGGAAGGAGAACTTACGCCCATTCTGGTCCAGATGGTAAAGAGCGCCAATACAAATGGACTGCTGGACAATGATTGCGACTCCAGCAAGTACCAGAACTT GGCTAAAGGTCGCCTCCACGAGCTTATGCAAAACGATCGAGAGTTTTCTAAGGAGGATCGTGAGCTGATTAATCCTTGCAATAGCAAATCGATTACCCAGGCTCTGGATTTTGTAAAAAATCCTGTTGACTGCTGTCACCACGTACACCTGCTCATTCGCGAGCTTCTTCACATTATCAGTATCAAAAAGGATGATCCAAAGACTAAGGACGCCATCTTATATCACGGCGAGACGTGGGACCTAATGCGTTGTCGCTGGGAAAAAATTGAGAAGGATTTTAGCACCAAATCGAAGCTGTTTGACATCTCAAAGATACCAGATATATATGATTGCATCAAATACGATCTGCAACATAATCAACACACGTTGCAATACGATCAGGCGGAGGAGCTATACATCTATGCGAAGAATCTGGCTGATATAGTCATACCACAGGAGTATGGACTGACGCCCCAGGAGAAACTGGCAATTGGTCAAGGTATCTGCTCCCCTTTACTAAGAAAGATCAAGGGTGATCTGCAGCGAAACATCGACGAAGTGGAAGACGAGTTTATGAACCGTTTGAATCCACATTATAGCCATGGTGTTGCAAGCCCTCAGAGGCATGTCCGCACAAGGCTCTATTTTACCAGCGAATCGCATGTTCACTCGCTGCTCACCGTTTTACGTTATGGGGGATTGCTTAATGTGGTTACAGATGAGCAGTGGCGTCGGGCTATGGATTATATTTCGATGGTATCGGAGCTCAACTATATGTCTCAGATCGTTATCATGCTCTACGAGGACCCTACCAAAGATCCAACTTCTGAGGAACGCTTCCATGTTGAACTGCACTTTAGTCCGGGTGTAAATTGCTGTGTGCAAAAGAATCTACCACCAGGTCCGGGATTTCGCCCGCATTCGCACGGCGACAATGCTTGCAATGTAAGTTTGCAATCTTCAGACGAGTCAAATCCTGccagaatcgaggaggagaatGACTCGAATTCAGGAGAGGAACGGGAGGGCAAAAAGCGATGC ACCTCAGGCCAAAGGAGTTCGGATCGCAGTGCGGAACGCACTTCCCCTGCTTTCGGATTCAACCGACTAGAGCTCAGATCCAAGCAGTTTAAATCGAAACCCATCCCCATCGGAGCCCATCACACTGTCAGTGGCCATGAAGCAATGGATCTAGCCAAGCTTCTGAACGAGGAGTTGGCATcgcaccaacagcagcaaaaccAGCAGCTTCGACCCATTAGTCCGGACATCAGGGCAGTAACTCCTGACTGCGAACCACGCTCCCGGAGTTTTGAACAGCGGCCCACGTCCGGAGTCTGTGCTAAAGAAACGG ATAGCCAAGTCTCGGTGTCGGTCTCGGCATCGGTGTCATCGGCCAACCCATCCACGTCGTCGCGTCGCCAAAGACACAGTATTGCCGGCCAGATGTCCTATATGAAAATGTTGGGCTTCGGTGGTTTTAGCAAAAAGATGGCCACCAGCGCAAATAGCCTTTTCAGCACCGCCGTCATCAGCGGCAGCTCGTCCGCTCCTAATCTTCGCGACATGATAACGGTCTCCTCTTCCG GATTTGGCGATGTACCACCAATCCGCCCGCTTGAGACACTGCACAACGCCCTTTCGCTGCGCAAGCTGGACAGTTTCTTGCAGGACATGATCCTGGCGCAGATCTTTAAGACGCCGACAGGGTCCCCACCGCGGGGCTTCTCTAAGAATACCTTGCCAGCGGTTTCCTCGATGACTCTAAACGCCTCAAATCAGACAGAGATGATCGACCATGAGCAGCAAATTGGCAGACAACCGCCGATATCAACGACCGTAACGCCCACCTTTGACCGGCGTGGCAGCGAGTCCGGATCCACAGCGGATGCCCATCTGCGTCTCCTTTCGGAGAGCCAGTGCCCTAATCTTGACGATAGCAACACGGAGCTGCGAGAATCGCTGGCTGGAAAGATGGAGCGTAAGTGCCGAAAAAAGTCAGTGGTCGAGTGGCAGTGCTGA
- the LOC6620341 gene encoding inositol hexakisphosphate and diphosphoinositol-pentakisphosphate kinase isoform X19 produces the protein MEWTWFKDWWRLKKLRSRHQRHKKKLQAATAAAGAAMTATAVLPGSGCAESGGSQDPQNNRLDSLYDAVPSDGTIARIRHGSRDRLRRNRLLQRQRRSQSAAVHSHRSQDDDDGEYGPFNVSDYEDYGPSHGSDEESDDFCYCDVCMNGDTDFGDSNDGMDSDTSTSSSNSKQVVVGICAMAKKTQSKPMKEILTRLGEFEFIKLVTFEENVILREPVQNWPTCDCLVSFHSKGFPLEKAIEYAQLRNPFVLNNLHMQYDIQDRRRVYAILEKEGIEIPRYAVLDRDSPDPKHHELIESEDHVEVNGITFNKPFVEKPVSAEDHNIYIYYPTSAGGGSQRLFRKIGSRSSVYSPESRVRKTGSFIYEDFMPTDVYFSGTDVKVYTVGPDYAHAEARKSPALDGKVERDSEGKEIRYPVILNHSEKLISRKVCLAFKQTVCGFDLLRANGKSYVCDVNGFSFVKNSNKYYDDCAKILGNMILRELTPTLHIPWSVPFQLDDPPIVPTTFGKMMELRCVVAVIRHGDRTPKQKMKVEVRHPKFFEIFEKYDGYKLGHVKLKRPKQLQEILDIARFLLSEIHTKAHAEIEEKESKLEQLKNVLEMYGHFSGINRKVQMKYQPKGRPRGSSSDDTNLAADQPVEPSLVLILKWGGELTPAGRIQAEELGRIFRCMYPGGQGRSDYSGTQGLGLLRLHSTFRHDLKIYASDEGRVQMTAAAFAKGLLALEGELTPILVQMVKSANTNGLLDNDCDSSKYQNLAKGRLHELMQNDREFSKEDRELINPCNSKSITQALDFVKNPVDCCHHVHLLIRELLHIISIKKDDPKTKDAILYHGETWDLMRCRWEKIEKDFSTKSKLFDISKIPDIYDCIKYDLQHNQHTLQYDQAEELYIYAKNLADIVIPQEYGLTPQEKLAIGQGICSPLLRKIKGDLQRNIDEVEDEFMNRLNPHYSHGVASPQRHVRTRLYFTSESHVHSLLTVLRYGGLLNVVTDEQWRRAMDYISMVSELNYMSQIVIMLYEDPTKDPTSEERFHVELHFSPGVNCCVQKNLPPGPGFRPHSHGDNACNVSLQSSDESNPARIEEENDSNSGEEREGKKRCTSGQRSSDRSAERTSPAFGFNRLELRSKQFKSKPIPIGAHHTVSGHEAMDLAKLLNEELASHQQQQNQQLRPISPDIRAVTPDCEPRSRSFEQRPTSGVCAKETDSQVSVSVSASVSSANPSTSSRRQRHSIAGQMSYMKMLGFGGFSKKMATSANSLFSTAVISGSSSAPNLRDMITVSSSGFGDVPPIRPLETLHNALSLRKLDSFLQDMILAQIFKTPTGSPPRGFSKNTLPAVSSMTLNASNQTEMIDHEQQIGRQPPISTTVTPTFDRRGSESGSTADAHLRLLSESQCPNLDDSNTELRESLAGKMERKCRKKSVVEWQC, from the exons ATGGAGTGGACTTGGTTCAAAGACTGGTGGCGTCTCAAGAAGCTTCGATCTCGTCACCAGCGACATAAGAAAAAACTCCAAGCAGCCACGGCAGCCGCTGGAGCTGCGATGACAGCAACAGCGGTTTTGCCCGGCTCTGGGTGCGCAGAAAGTGGTGGTTCCCAGGATCCACAAAACAATCGTCTCGACAGCTTGTACGACGCAGTGCCATCTGATGGAACTATAGCCAGAATACGTCATGGTAGTCGAGATCGTCTACGCCGGAATCGCTTGCTGCAGCGCCAGCGTCGAAGTCAAAGTGCCGCAGTCCACAGTCATAGAAGCCAGGACGACGACGATGGGGAATACGGACCCTTTAACGTCAGTGATTACGAGGATTACGGGCCGAGTCATGGCAGCGACGAGGAGAGTGATGATTTCTGCTACTGTGATGTCTGCATGAAT GGCGACACGGACTTTGGAGACAGCAATGACGGGATGGACTCCGACACGAGCACCTCTTCCAGCAACAGCAAGCAGGTGGTCGTCGGAATCTGTGCGATGGCCAAGAAGACACAGTCAAAGCCAATGAAGGAGATCCTGACTCGTCTTGGAGAGTTTGAGTTCATTAAGCTGGTGACGTTCGAGGAGAACGTGATTCTACGAGAACCGGTCCAAAATTGGCCCACCTGCGACTGCCTGGTGTCGTTTCACTCGAAAGGTTTTCCCCTAGAGAAAGCCATCGAGTATGCCCAGCTTAGGAATCCCTTTGTGCTGAATAATCTGCACATGCAGTACGATATTCAGGACAGGAGAAGAGTGTACGCCATTCTGGAGAAGGAGGGTATTGAGATTCCGCGCTATGCCGTCCTCGATCGTGATTCGCCGGACCCTAAAC ACCATGAGCTTATTGAGTCCGAGGACCATGTGGAGGTCAATGGTATTACCTTTAACAAGCCGTTTGTTGAGAAGCCTGTGTCGGCGGAGGACCacaacatatacatatattaccCGACGTCGGCGGGCGGAGGAAGTCAGCGACTTTTCCGAAAGATCGGCAGCCGGAGCAGCGTGTATTCTCCGGAATCAAGGGTGCGAAAGACAGGATCATTTATCTACGAGGACTTTATGCCCACCGATG TGTACTTTTCAGGCACGGATGTCAAGGTGTACACCGTGGGACCGGACTACGCCCATGCCGAAGCCCGTAAAAGTCCCGCTTTGGATGGCAAAGTAGAGCGCGACAGCGAAGGAAAAGAGATTCGCTATCCAGTGATCCTCAATCATTCCGAGAAGCTAATCTCACGGAAGGTGTGCCTGGCCTTTAAGCAAACAGTCTGTGGATTCGATTTGTTGCGAGCCAATGGAAAGAGCTATGTCTGCGATGTTAACGGTTTTAGCTTCGTTAAAAACTCGAACAAGTACTATGATGATTGCGCCAAGATACTAGGCAACATGATTCTCAGGGAGCTAACGCCTACCCTGCACATCCCCTGGTCAGTGCCCTTTCAATTAGACGATCCTCCCATTGTGCCCACCACTTTTGGCAAAATGATGGAGCTGCGCTGCGTGGTGGCCGTAATTAGACATGGCGATCGCACGcccaaacaaaaaatgaagGTTGAGGTGCGGCATCCCAA ATTTTTCGAGATCTTCGAGAAGTACGACGGCTACAAGCTGGGCCACGTTAAGCTAAAGCGCCCTAAACAGCTTCAAGAGATTTTGGACATCGCCCGCTTCCTGCTAAGCGAGATCCACACCAAAGCTCATGCCGAGATCGAGGAAAAGGAAAGCAAGCTGGAGCAGCTGAAGAACGTTCTGGAGATGTACGGTCACTTTTCGGGCATAAACCGGAAGGTCCAAATGAAATACCAACCAAAAGGACGTCCACGTGGCTCTAGCTCCGATGATA CCAATCTAGCAGCGGATCAACCAGTGGAACCTTCCCTGGTCCTCATCCTCAAGTGGGGCGGCGAACTGACTCCAGCAGGTCGCATCCAGGCGGAGGAGTTGGGTCGCATTTTTCGGTGCATGTATCCGGGTGGCCAAGGAAGATCGGATTACTCGGGCACCCAAGGACTAGGTTTGCTGAG aTTACACTCGACGTTCCGGCATGACTTAAAAATCTACGCCTCAGATGAGGGTCGTGTCCAGATGACGGCTGCCGCTTTTGCAAAAGGTTTGCTGGCCCTGGAAGGAGAACTTACGCCCATTCTGGTCCAGATGGTAAAGAGCGCCAATACAAATGGACTGCTGGACAATGATTGCGACTCCAGCAAGTACCAGAACTT GGCTAAAGGTCGCCTCCACGAGCTTATGCAAAACGATCGAGAGTTTTCTAAGGAGGATCGTGAGCTGATTAATCCTTGCAATAGCAAATCGATTACCCAGGCTCTGGATTTTGTAAAAAATCCTGTTGACTGCTGTCACCACGTACACCTGCTCATTCGCGAGCTTCTTCACATTATCAGTATCAAAAAGGATGATCCAAAGACTAAGGACGCCATCTTATATCACGGCGAGACGTGGGACCTAATGCGTTGTCGCTGGGAAAAAATTGAGAAGGATTTTAGCACCAAATCGAAGCTGTTTGACATCTCAAAGATACCAGATATATATGATTGCATCAAATACGATCTGCAACATAATCAACACACGTTGCAATACGATCAGGCGGAGGAGCTATACATCTATGCGAAGAATCTGGCTGATATAGTCATACCACAGGAGTATGGACTGACGCCCCAGGAGAAACTGGCAATTGGTCAAGGTATCTGCTCCCCTTTACTAAGAAAGATCAAGGGTGATCTGCAGCGAAACATCGACGAAGTGGAAGACGAGTTTATGAACCGTTTGAATCCACATTATAGCCATGGTGTTGCAAGCCCTCAGAGGCATGTCCGCACAAGGCTCTATTTTACCAGCGAATCGCATGTTCACTCGCTGCTCACCGTTTTACGTTATGGGGGATTGCTTAATGTGGTTACAGATGAGCAGTGGCGTCGGGCTATGGATTATATTTCGATGGTATCGGAGCTCAACTATATGTCTCAGATCGTTATCATGCTCTACGAGGACCCTACCAAAGATCCAACTTCTGAGGAACGCTTCCATGTTGAACTGCACTTTAGTCCGGGTGTAAATTGCTGTGTGCAAAAGAATCTACCACCAGGTCCGGGATTTCGCCCGCATTCGCACGGCGACAATGCTTGCAATGTAAGTTTGCAATCTTCAGACGAGTCAAATCCTGccagaatcgaggaggagaatGACTCGAATTCAGGAGAGGAACGGGAGGGCAAAAAGCGATGC ACCTCAGGCCAAAGGAGTTCGGATCGCAGTGCGGAACGCACTTCCCCTGCTTTCGGATTCAACCGACTAGAGCTCAGATCCAAGCAGTTTAAATCGAAACCCATCCCCATCGGAGCCCATCACACTGTCAGTGGCCATGAAGCAATGGATCTAGCCAAGCTTCTGAACGAGGAGTTGGCATcgcaccaacagcagcaaaaccAGCAGCTTCGACCCATTAGTCCGGACATCAGGGCAGTAACTCCTGACTGCGAACCACGCTCCCGGAGTTTTGAACAGCGGCCCACGTCCGGAGTCTGTGCTAAAGAAACGG ATAGCCAAGTCTCGGTGTCGGTCTCGGCATCGGTGTCATCGGCCAACCCATCCACGTCGTCGCGTCGCCAAAGACACAGTATTGCCGGCCAGATGTCCTATATGAAAATGTTGGGCTTCGGTGGTTTTAGCAAAAAGATGGCCACCAGCGCAAATAGCCTTTTCAGCACCGCCGTCATCAGCGGCAGCTCGTCCGCTCCTAATCTTCGCGACATGATAACGGTCTCCTCTTCCG GATTTGGCGATGTACCACCAATCCGCCCGCTTGAGACACTGCACAACGCCCTTTCGCTGCGCAAGCTGGACAGTTTCTTGCAGGACATGATCCTGGCGCAGATCTTTAAGACGCCGACAGGGTCCCCACCGCGGGGCTTCTCTAAGAATACCTTGCCAGCGGTTTCCTCGATGACTCTAAACGCCTCAAATCAGACAGAGATGATCGACCATGAGCAGCAAATTGGCAGACAACCGCCGATATCAACGACCGTAACGCCCACCTTTGACCGGCGTGGCAGCGAGTCCGGATCCACAGCGGATGCCCATCTGCGTCTCCTTTCGGAGAGCCAGTGCCCTAATCTTGACGATAGCAACACGGAGCTGCGAGAATCGCTGGCTGGAAAGATGGAGCGTAAGTGCCGAAAAAAGTCAGTGGTCGAGTGGCAGTGCTGA